CCGGCGCTGCCGCACCAGTGCGCGGGCGCCTGCGGCGTGCACGCGCATGCGCACGACAGGGCACGCAAGTCGACGGTGCCGGTTTCGGACTTCGCCGGCTTCTGGGGCGCGTTCGGCTGCAGCTGCTTTGCGTTCTGAGGCCGCCAGGCACATGGTGAGGATTTTGGCCGGACTGGCCCTGTCGTTCGTCGTCGGGCTGGCGTGCCGCCGCTTCGATATCCCGGCCGCGTCGCCGCCCGTGCTGTCCGGCGCGCTGCTGGTGTTCATGATGAGCAGCGGCTACTGGCTGGTGGACCGCTTTGTCGCCCGCCGCGCCGCCCGCCACCGCCGGCATTGTGGCGGCCACGCGCTCGATGGCGCGGCGCCGGAGGTTCCGCGATGAGCGCGCTGATCGTCGGCGCGCTGCTGGGTCTCGCCATCGGTGCCGTTTGCCGTGCCTGCGACATCCCGTCGCCCGCGCCGCCCACGCCCATCGGCGCGCTGCTGGTCGTGGCGATGACGTCCGGGTATGTCGTCGGCGGGTGGTTCTAGACGCCGCCTGATGGCTGTGCGCAACAGCCAGTCGCCGTACTTGCGTCAGCGCAACTTGCGCCAAGGCCGCACGCTCTACAGTAGCCCGACTGCAAGGACGGAGGGCAAACATGAACAGCAAATCCGCATTGGCCTTACTGCTGCTGATGGCAGGGGGCCTGATCTACGCGGCCACGCACAACGAGCACCACGCCAGCCAGTGGAACGGTGCACGCGAGGCCAGAGGCGATGGACCGCGCCTGACGCATGCGTCGCGCCGCGACGACCTGGCGTGGCTGGGACCAGTCCAGGTCCTGGAGCAAGACGAGCTGACGCGCCGCATGGACCGCCTGCTCACGAGCGTCATGCACGACGTGGCGACGGTGCAGGACCCCGAGCGTTTCGTCTGCAAGCAGCCCGCCGAGGTGGGCCCGGTGCCACTGCTCGATGCCGTGGACGCCTGGCTGGATCGCTTTCCCGACAGCCGCAGGGACCACCAGCTGACCCGCAACCTGTACCGCGCGGCGGCCGAGGGCAACTGGCTGGCACGGGTGCAGGTCTACACGATCCTCGCCGAGCGGCCCGCGCGCGACAACTCCACGGCCTATCGGACGATCCAGCTGATGGAGTGGCTGCAGCAGCACGGCATCGGCGCGCTGCACGGGATCGTCGGGACCACGTTGACGGGGCGGCATCACTTCGACGGCGAGGCTCCCACGCCCGACATCACGGCATCGGACATGTACGCGGCGCTGCATCACAGTTACCCGGCGCAGCACAAGGTGGGGCTGGCGCTGAGCCACAACGACGACCCGGCGCTGGCGGCTGTCGGCCGCAGGATGATCGACTGCGCGGCCGGGGCGCTGCCGGCATATGCACGCATGTACGGCCCTCCGCCGCTGATCGCCGCCGTGCGATGAAAACGCCAATGAAAAAGCCGCCGACCCTCGCGGATCGGCGGCTTTTCAATGTTTGGTGGTGATAGGTGGACTTGAACCACCGACCCCAGCATTATGAGTGCTGTGCTCTAACCAGCTGAGCTATATCACCGGAAAACTGGACAACTCGACAAGGCCGCGCCTTGAAAGAACAATGGCCTGTGCCGTTACCGGACAGGCCATCTTCGTGCATTCTGGTGGTGGTGATAGGTGGACTTGAACCACCGACCCCAGCATTATGAGTGCTGTGCTCTAACCAGCTGAGCTATATCACCGCAACGGCAAGCATTATGGCGGTTGGGGAGAAAGGTGTCAAGGCAGGCGCGGACGATTTCCCTGTCGCGCACAGCGTCGATGACAAAGCGTCACGCCAGCCGCGCCAGCAGTTGGGCCGTCGCGTCGGGGGCCAGGCAGTCGATGACGATCCGTTCCGGCATCGAGCGCAGCCACGTCAGCTGGCGCTTGGCGAGCTGGCGCGTGGCGATGATGCCGGTCTCGCGCAGCGCCTGGTGGTCGATGCGTCCGTCCAGGTATTCCCACGCCTGGCGGTAACCCACGCAGCGCATCGACGGCAGGCCGGGATGCAGGTCGCCGCGCCGGCGCAGCTGTTCGACCTCGTCCAGCAGCGCGCCGCCCGCCAGCATCTGGTCGAAGCGGCGCGCGATCCGCTCGTGCAGCACGGCGCGATCGGACGGCTCCAGCGCGAACGAGGTCAGCTCGAACGGCAGCGCCTCGGGCGCGCGCTGGGCCAGCAGGGCGGACATCGGCTTGCCGGACAGGCGGATGATCTCCAGCGCACGCTGGATGCGTTGGGCATCGTTGGGCTTCAGGCGCGCGGCGGTTTCCGGATCGAGCGTGGCCAGGCGCGCGTGCAGCGCCGGCCAGCCCAGGCGCGCCGCCTCGTCTTCCAGCTCGGCGCGCACGGCAGGATCGGCGCCCGGCAGGTCGTCGAGGCCATCCGTCAGGCCCTTGAAGTACAACATCGTGCCGCCGACCAGCAGCGGCAGCTTGCCGCGCCCGTGGATCTCGTCGACGAGGCGCAGCGTCGCGCTGCGGAACTGCGCCACGCTGTAGCTGTCGAGCGGGTCGATGATGTCGATCAGGTGGTGCGGCACGCTGGCCAGCTCCTCGGGCGTGGGCTTGGCGGTGCCCACGTCCATGCCCCGGTAGACCAGGGCCGAATCGACGGAGATGATCTCGGCCGGCACGCGGGCGGCAATCGCCAGCGCGGCGGCGGTCTTGCCCGACGCGGTCGGACCCATGATGGCGACCGCGCGCGGCCGCTGTGCAGGATGATTCATAAGGATGGTTATTGGCCGCGCAGGAACAGCTTGTCCAGCGCGCCGATCTCGACCTGCACCCAGGTGGGGCGGCCGTGGTTGCACTGGTCGGCGCGCTCGGTGCTTTCCATCTGGCGCAGCAGGGCGTTCATTTCGGGTTGGCTCAGGATGCGGTTGGCGCGCACCGCCGTGTGGCAGGCGAGGGTGCCCAGCAGCTCGTTGCGGCGCTCGATCAGCACGCGCGAACCGCCGAATTCGCGCACGTCGCGCAGCACGTCGCGCGCCAGCGTTTGCGCATCCGCGTTCTTCAAGAGGGCCGGCACGGCGCGCACGGCCAGGGTGGTCGGCGACAGCACGGCGATGTCGAAGCCGAGGGTTTTCAGCGTGTCGCCATGTTCCTGCACCGTGCCCACTTCGATGGCGTCGGCATAGAACGTGACGGGGATCAGCAGCG
This is a stretch of genomic DNA from Pseudoduganella chitinolytica. It encodes these proteins:
- a CDS encoding XapX domain-containing protein translates to MVRILAGLALSFVVGLACRRFDIPAASPPVLSGALLVFMMSSGYWLVDRFVARRAARHRRHCGGHALDGAAPEVPR
- a CDS encoding DUF1427 family protein, with amino-acid sequence MSALIVGALLGLAIGAVCRACDIPSPAPPTPIGALLVVAMTSGYVVGGWF
- the miaA gene encoding tRNA (adenosine(37)-N6)-dimethylallyltransferase MiaA, with the translated sequence MNHPAQRPRAVAIMGPTASGKTAAALAIAARVPAEIISVDSALVYRGMDVGTAKPTPEELASVPHHLIDIIDPLDSYSVAQFRSATLRLVDEIHGRGKLPLLVGGTMLYFKGLTDGLDDLPGADPAVRAELEDEAARLGWPALHARLATLDPETAARLKPNDAQRIQRALEIIRLSGKPMSALLAQRAPEALPFELTSFALEPSDRAVLHERIARRFDQMLAGGALLDEVEQLRRRGDLHPGLPSMRCVGYRQAWEYLDGRIDHQALRETGIIATRQLAKRQLTWLRSMPERIVIDCLAPDATAQLLARLA